Proteins from one Oncorhynchus gorbuscha isolate QuinsamMale2020 ecotype Even-year linkage group LG18, OgorEven_v1.0, whole genome shotgun sequence genomic window:
- the LOC124002631 gene encoding myosin-9-like isoform X2: protein MSEADKFLYRDSGKVANPLDQADWATKKLVWIPSETLGFVAGSVKEEKGEECLVELADTGKKVTVNKDDIQKMNPPKFSKVEDMAELTCLNEASVLHNLKDRYYSGLIYTYSGLFCVVINPYKYLPIYSENIIEMYKGKKRHEMPPHIYAITDNAYRSMMQDREDQSILCTGESGAGKTENTKKVIQYLAHVASSFKSKKDQGELEKQLLQANPILEAFGNGKTVKNDNSSRFGKFIRINFDVNGYIVGANIETYLLEKSRAIRQAKDERAFHIFYYMLTGAGDKMRSELCLEDYKNYRFLTHGNVTIPGQQDRDLFVETMDAFNIMSIPEEERIGLLKTVSAVLQLGNMSFKKERNSDQASMPDDTAAQKVCHLLGMNVTDFTRAILSPRIKVGRDYVQKAQTQEQAEFAVEALAKASYERMFRWLVMRINKALDKTKRQGASFIGILDIAGFEIFELNSFEQLCINYTNEKLQQLFNHTMFVLEQEEYQREGIEWSFIDFGLDLQPCIDLIEKHASPPGVLALLDEECWFPKATDKSFVEKVVQEQGNNPKFQKPKKLKDSADFCIIHYAGKVDYKADEWLMKNMDPLNDNVATLLNQSTDKFVSELWRDVDRIVGLDKVAGMSDGGLHGATKIRKGMFRTVGQLYKEQLSNLMTTLRNTNPNFVRCIIPNHEKKAGKLEPHLVLEQLRCNGVLEGIRICRQGFPNRIVFQEFRQRYEILTPSAIPKGFMDGKQACVLMIKALELDSNLFRIGQSKVFFRAGVLAHLEEERDIKITDIIISFQSWCRGYVARKAFTKRQQQLTAMKVIQRNCAAYLKLRNWQWWRLFTKVKPLLQVTRQEEEMQAREDELEKTKERQQQAEEQLQEFEAKQQQLNAEKLALQEQLQAETELCAEAEEMRSKLATRKQELEEILHDLESRVEEEEERVTQLQTERKKMQTNITDLEQQLDEEEAARQKLQLEKMTTDAKLKKIEENVMVLDDQNNKLNKEKKLLEERISEFTTNLTEEEEKSKSLQKLKNKHEAMITDLEDRLRKEEKSRQELEKNRRKLEGDSTELNDQMADLHAQIAELRAQLAKKEEELMAALARIEEEAAAKNTAQKKIRELEAQLSELQEDLELERAARAKAEKHRRDLGEELEALKTELEDTLDSTATQQELRTKRETEVTQLKKVLEDEAKVHEQQVADMRHKHNQAFDELNEQLEQAKRNKASVEKAKQAMESEHNELAIELKTLTQGKSESEQRRKKAETQVQELQIKHSESERQRKELAEKVAKMQSELDNVNSVLSVVESKSIKATKDCSTVESQLQDVQALLQEETRQKLSFSTRLRQMEEDQNNLRETLEEEEQGKKNTEKQLYTLQAQLTEMKKKMELETQSLEGAEENKKRIQRELEGVVQQLEEKASAYDKLDKTKTRLQQELDDMMVDQDNLRQTVSNLEKKQKKFDQMLTEEKSISSRNAEERDRAEAEAREKETRALTLTRELETIKDMKDELDRANKVLKAEMDDLVSSKDDVGKSVHELEKAKRVMDQQLEEMRVQLEELEDELQATEDAKLRLEVNMQAMKAQSDRDLQARDEQGEERRKQLVKQVREMETELEDERRQKALATAAKKKLEADLGELEAGISMANKGRDEALKQLKKLQALLKDQMRELEELRLSRDEALNMAKENEKKVKAMEADTIHLQEELASAERVKKQAQTERDELQDELNIHNAKNSLTVDEKRRLEVRIAKLEEELEEEQLNTEMVNDRLRRTTLQTDQLTIELTAERSTAQRLEGTRAQLDRQNKELKLKLQELEETVKSRYKASIAALEAKILQLEEQLDLEFKERQHSSRLVRRTEKKLKEVLLQVEDERRNTEQYKAEADKANNRTRQLKRQLEEAEEEVTRANANRRKLQRELDDATESQDAVTREVSTLKSKLRRGDLPLNMRRVLNRTGMGDSDEEMDLTSDASKPIPE from the exons ATGTCGGAAGCGGACAAGTTCCTCTACAGAGATAGTGGGAAGGTCGCCAACCCCCTAGACCAGGCCGACTGGGCCACCAAGAAGCTCGTATGGATCCCTTCGGAGACGCTGGGGTTCGTGGCCGGCTCCGTcaaggaagagaagggagaggagtgtCTGGTGGAGCTAGCCGACACAGGCAAGAAGGTGACTGTGAACAAGGACGATATCCAGAAGATGAACCCTCCCAAGTTCAGTAAGGTGGAGGACATGGCTGAGCTCACGTGTTTGAACGAGGCCTCAGTGCTGCACAACCTCAAGGACCGCTACTACTCTGGCCTCATCTAC ACGTACTCTGGCCTCTTCTGTGTGGTGATCAACCCCTACAAGTACCTTCCCATCTACTCTGAGAACATCATTGAGATGTACAAGGGCAAGAAGAGACACGAGATGCCCCCTCACATCTACGCCATCACAGACAATGCTTACAGGAGTATGATGCAGG ATCGTGAAGATCAGTCCATCCTCTGCAC AGGAGAATCGGGAGCTGGAAAGACTGAGAACACAAAGAAAGTGATCCAGTATCTGGCACACGTTGCCTCTTCCTTTAAGTCAAAGAAAGACCAG GGGGAGCTAGAGAAACAACTTCTGCAGGCTAACCCCATCCTAGAGGCCTTCGGAAACGGCAAGACGGTCAAGAATGACAACTCCTCCAGATTC GGGAAGTTTATCCGGATCAACTTTGACGTCAATGGATATATTGTGGGAGCCAACATTGAAACTT ATCTGCTGGAGAAGTCCAGAGCCATCCGGCAGGCTAAGGATGAAAGAGCCTTCCACATCTTCTATTACATGCTCACAGGAGCTGGGGACAAAATGCGCT CTGAGCTGTGTCTGGAGGACTACAAGAACTACCGGTTCCTGACCCACGGGAACGTGACCATCCCTGGTCAGCAGGACCGTGACCTCTTTGTGGAGACCATGGATGCCTTCAACATCATGAGCATCCCAGAGGAGGAGCGGATAG GTCTTCTGAAAACTGTGTCCGCCGTTCTCCAGCTGGGTAACATGAGCTTCAAGAAGGAGCGCAACTCTGACCAGGCCTCCATGCCTGATGACACAG cggCCCAGAAAGTGTGCCACCTGCTGGGCATGAACGTGACCGACTTCACCCGGGCCATCCTGTCCCCCAGGATCAAGGTGGGCAGGGACTATGTTCAGAAGGCCCAGACCCAGGAGCAGGCTGAGTTTGCGGTGGAGGCCCTGGCCAAGGCCTCCTATGAGAGGATGTTCCGCTGGCTGGTGATGAGGATCAACAAGGCCCTGGACAAGACCAAGAGACAGGGAGCCTCCTTCATCGGCATCTTGGACATAGCTGGCTTTGAGATCTTTGAG CTGAACTCGTTTGAGCAGCTGTGCATCAACTACACCAACGAGAAGCTGCAGCAGCTGTTCAACCACACCATGTTCGTCCTGGAGCAGGAGGAGTACCAGAGGGAGGGCATCGAGTGGAGCTTCATCGACTTCGGCCTGGACCTGCAGCCCTGCATCGACCTCATCGAGAAGCAT gccagtccTCCTGGTGTGCTGGCTCTGCTGGATGAGGAGTGCTGGTTCCCCAAGGCCACGGACAAGAGCTTTGTGGAGAAGGTGGTTCAGGAGCAGGGAAACAACCCCAAGTTCCAGAAGCCCAAGAAACTCAAGGACTCTGCCGACTTCTGCATCATCCACTACGCTGGAAAG GTGGATTACAAGGCAGATGAGTGGCTGATGAAGAACATGGACCCTTTGAACGACAACGTGGCCACGCTGCTCAACCAGTCCACTGACAAGTTTGTGTCAGAGCTTTGGAGAGACG TGGATCGTATTGTGGGCCTGGACAAAGTTGCTGGGATGTCTGATGGGGGGCTGCATGGGGCCACGAAGATCCGAAAGGGCATGTTCCGCACCGTGGGCCAGCTCTACAAGGAGCAGCTGTCCAACCTCATGACCACTCTCAGGAACACCAACCCCAACTTCGTCCGCTGCATCATCCCCAACCACGAGAAGAAG GCTGGTAAGCTGGAGCCCCACCTGGTTCTTGAACAGCTGAGGTGTAATGGAGTTCTGGAGGGGATCCGTATCTGCAGACAAGGCTTCCCCAACCGCATCGTCTTCCAGGAGTTCAGACAGAG ATATGAGATCCTCACTCCCAGCGCCATTCCCAAGGGATTCATGGACGGCAAACAAGCCTGTGTGCTCATG ATCAAGGCCCTGGAGCTGGATTCCAACCTGTTCCGGATTGGCCAGAGTAAGGTGTTTTTCCGGGCCGGTGTCTTGGcccacctggaggaggagagggacattaAGATCACCGACATCATCATCAGCTTCCAGTCCTGGTGTCGTGGATATGTGGCCCGCAA AGCCTTCACAAAGAGACAGCAGCAGCTGACTGCTATGAAGGTGATCCAGAGGAACTGTGCTGCTTACCTCAAACTCAGGAACTGGCAGTGGTGGAGGCTCTTCACCAAG GTGAAGCCTCTGCTGCAGGTGACcaggcaggaggaggagatgcAGGCTAGGGAGGATGAGCTGGAGAAGACCAAGGAGAGGCAGCAGCAAGCTGAGGAGCAGCTGCAGGAGTTCGAAGCCAAGCAGCAACAG ctgaaTGCAGAGAAGCTAGCCCTGCAGGAGCAGCTGCAGGCGGAGACGGAGCTGTGTGCTGAGGCGGAGGAGATGCGCTCCAAACTGGCCACCAGGAAGCAGGAGCTGGAGGAGATCCTCCACGACTTGGAGTccagagtggaggaggaagaggagagggtcaCCCAGCTACAGACCGAGCGGAAGAAGATGCAGACCAACATCACG GACCTGGAGCAGCAGCTGGATGAGGAGGAGGCAGCCAGGCAGAAGCTGCAGCTGGAGAAGATGACCACAGATGCCAAGCTGAAGAAGATAGAGGAGAATGTCATGGTGCTGGATGACCAGAACAACAAACTCAATAAG GAGAAGAAGCTGTTGGAGGAACGTATCTCAGAGTTCACCACCAACctgactgaggaggaggagaagtccAAGAGCCTGCAGAAACTCAAGAACAAGCACGAGGCCATGATCACTGACCTGGAGG ACCGTctgaggaaggaggagaagagtcGTCAAGAGCTTGAAAAGAACCGCAGGAAGCTGGAGGGCGACTCCACGGAGCTGAATGACCAGATGGCTGACCTGCACGCCCAGATAGCTGAGCTCCGAGCCCAGCTGGCcaagaaggaggaggagctaATGGCTGCGCTGGCCAG GATAGAGGAGGAGGCCGCGGCCAAGAACACGGCCCAGAAAAAGATCCGGGAGCTGGAGGCCCAGCTTTCTGAGTTGCAGGAGGACCTGGAGCTGGAGAGGGCTGCGAGGGCCAAGGCTGAAAAACACCGCAGGGACCTGGGAGAGGAGCTGGAGGCTCTGAAGACTGAGCTGGAGGACACACTGGACTCGACTGCAACACAACAAGAGCTCAG AACCAAGCGTGAGACTGAGGTGACCCAGCTAAAGAAGGTTTTGGAGGACGAGGCCAAAGTGCACGAGCAGCAGGTGGCCGACATGAGGCACAAACACAACCAGGCCTTCGACGAGCTCAACGAACAGCTGGAGCAGGCCAAGAGG AACAAGGCGTCAGTGGAGAAAGCCAAGCAGGCTATGGAAAGCGAACATAATGAGCTGGCCATCGAGCTGAAGACCCTGACCCAGGGGAAGAGCGAGTCAGAGCAGCGCAGGAAGAAGGCTGAGACCCAGGTCCAGGAACTGCAGATCAAACACTCTGAGAGCGAGAGGCAAAGGAAGGAGCTGGCCGAGAAGGTGGCCAAGATGCAG TCTGAGCTGGACAACGTCAACAGCGTGTTGAGTGTGGTTGAGAGCAAGTCCATCAAGGCAACTAAAGACTGTTCCACTGTGGAGTCTCAACTGCAGGATGTACAG GCGCTGCTCCAGGAGGAAACTCGTCAGAAGCTCTCCTTCTCCACTCGTCTGCGTCAGATGGAGGAGGACCAGAACAACCTGAGGGAGACgctggaggaagaggagcagggcAAGAAGAACACGGAGAAGCAGCTCTACACCCTCCAAGCTCAG CTGACggagatgaagaagaagatggagCTGGAGACTCAGTCCCTGGAGGGGGCGGAGGAGAACAAGAAACGTATTCAGCGGGAGCTGGAGGGCGTGGTCCAACAGCTGGAGGAGAAGGCATCGGCCTACGACAAGCTGGACAAGACCAAGACTCGTCTGCAGCAGGAGCTGGATGACATGATGGTGGACCAGGACAACCTCAGGCAGACTGTGTCCAACCtggagaagaagcagaagaagttTGACCAG ATGCTGACTGAGGAGAAGAGCATCTCCAGCCGGAATGCTGAGGAGAGGGACCGGGCTGAGGCAGAGGCCAGGGAGAAGGAAACGCGGGCCCTGACTCTGACCCGCGAGCTGGAGACCATTAAGGACATGAAGGATGAACTGGACCGGGCCAACAAGGTCCTAAAGGCAGAGATGGATGACCTGGTCTCATCGAAGGACGACGTTGGTAAAAGT GTCCACGAGCTGGAGAAAGCAAAGCGTGTCATGGATCAACAGCTGGAGGAGATGCGCGTGCAGCTGGAGGAGCTGGAGGACGAGCTGCAGGCCACGGAGGACGCCAAGCTGCGTCTGGAGGTCAACATGCAGGCCATGAAGGCCCAGTCCGACAGGGACCTGCAGGCCAGAGACGAGCAGGGTGAAGAGCGGAGGAAGCAGCTGGTCAAGCAg GTGCGTGAGATGGAGACCGAGCTGGAGGATGAGCGCCGGCAGAAAGCCCTGGCCACGGCTGCTAAGAAGAAGCTGGAGGCAGACCTGGGAGAGCTGGAGGCAGGCATCAGCATGGCCAACAAGGGCCGTGACGAGGCCCTCAAACAGCTGAAGAAACTGCAG GCCCTGTTGAAAGATCAGATGAGGGAGCTGGAGGAGCTCCGTCTGTCCAGGGACGAGGCCCTCAACATGGCCAAGGAGAACGAAAAGAAGGTCAAGGCAATGGAGGCTGACACCATCCATCTCCAGGAG GAGTTGGCGTCTGCTGAGCGAGTCAAGAAACAGGCCCAGACAGAGCGGGATGAACTGCAGGATGAGCTCAACATCCACAACGCTAAGAA TTCCCTGACGGTGGATGAGAAGAGGAGGCTGGAGGTTCGTATCGCTAAGCTAGAGGAGGAATTGGAGGAGGAGCAGTTGAACACAGAGATGGTCAACGACCGCTTGAGGAGAACCACACTGCAG ACTGACCAGCTGACCATTGAGCTGACGGCGGAGCGCAGTACCGCCCAGCGCCTGGAGGGGACCCGGGCCCAGCTGGACCGGCAGAACAAGGAGCTGAAACTCAAGCTGCAGGAGCTGGAGGAGACTGTGAAGTCCAGATACAAGGCCTCTATCGCTGCACTGGAGGCCAAGATACTGCAGCTGGAGGAGCAACTGGACTTGGAGTTCAA GGAGCGTCAGCATTCGTCCAGGCTGGTCAGGCGCACGGAGAAGAAGCTGAAGGAGGTGCTGTTGCAGGTGGAGGACGAGAGACGCAACACCGAGCAGTACAAAGCAGAG GCAGACAAGGCGAACAACCGCACACGTCAGCTAAAGCGTCAgctggaggaggcagaggaggaagtGACACGGGCCAACGCCAACCGCAGGAAGCTGCAGAGGGAGCTTGACGATGCCACTGAGTCGCAAGACGCCGTGACCCGAGAGGTCAGCACCCTGAAGAGCAAGCTCAG GCGCGGGGACTTGCCTTTAAACATGCGCCGGGTCTTGAATCGCACAGGCATGGGGGACAGTGATGAGGAGATGGATCTGACCAGCGACGCGTCCAAGCCTATACCTGAGTGA